Proteins encoded by one window of Engraulis encrasicolus isolate BLACKSEA-1 chromosome 23, IST_EnEncr_1.0, whole genome shotgun sequence:
- the LOC134440062 gene encoding NACHT, LRR and PYD domains-containing protein 12-like, protein MLLLCLLVTGGLFPFRLDSCGLTSQSCTTLASILCKESSKLRNLDISGNCIGDIGVKNLCSGLKNPNCALETLRMSGCSVTGEGYAALAAALKSNPSHLEELDLRGNDPRHAELKPLTDLVQDSACKLQRLRLLKSDAADKALVYLTSVLGVNPLLLTELDLIGKIPGDPGVKQLCALLGDSQCRLKKLRDG, encoded by the exons ATGCTTTTATTATGTCTTCTAGTTACTGGTGGTCTTTTCCCCTTCAGGCTTGATAGCTGTGGACTCACCTCACAGAGCTGCACAACACTAGCCTCCATCCTCTGCAAAGAATCATCAAAGCTCAGAAATCTGGATATCAGTGGCAACTGCATTGGAGATATTGGAGTCAAGAATCTATGCAGTGGCCTGAAGAACCCAAACTGTGCCCTGGAGACTCTGAG AATGTCAGGCTGtagtgtaacaggagaaggatatgctgctctggccgcagctctcaaatcaaacccttcacacctggaggagctggacctgagaggaaacgaccctcgACATGCTGAACTGAAGCCCCTCACTGATTTAGTACAGGATTCTGCCTGTAAACTACAGAGACTAAG ACTGTTGAAGAGTGATGCAGCAGATAAAGCTCTtgtgtatctgacttcagttctgggtgtAAACCCCTTACTGCTGACAGAACTGGACCTGATtgggaagataccaggagacCCAGGAGTGAAACAGCTCTGTGCTCTACTGGGGGATTCACAATGCAGACTCAAGAAACTAAG AGACGGATAA
- the LOC134440063 gene encoding NLR family CARD domain-containing protein 3-like, translating to MRSDWSKGDPPMFKDAEACPELREQERTCKQDTSGPDKQQDLPHIFEVLEEKIVTFLKNELQRLKQILSPDYKENIENKAEGESDAREGALKMALHFLREMKHQDLADELNDNEMNVGCQKDLKRNLKNKYQSVFEGIVKQGSSVLLEKIYTDLYITEGESGKVNEEHEVRQIEYRSKKPAGQDRPIKCVDIFKPSSIQDKPIRRVLTKGVAGIGKTISVQKYVLDWAEGNDNQEINFIFPLCFRELNIMRENEYSLMDLLHHFFPELKEFKFVCQKKYKVLFVLDGLDECRLQLDFQGNESLTDMRAVKSLDVILTNLIKGNLFPSALLWITSRPAAAGRIPPECVDLVTEVQGFNDSQKEEYFRKRISDKGCASKIISHIKSSRSLHIMCHIPVFCWIAAMVLQIIYSTGHKQIPKTLTEMYTFFLMFQTRQRSAKFDNLQDPELQWNQELILRLGKLAYEQLEKGNLIFYEEDLRECDIDVKDATICSGLCTQIFREESGIFLGTVFCFVHLSIQEYLAALYAFLMMANEGNDVISPQRAHQKAESMTILQKSAVDKALIYDDGRFDLFLRFLLGLSLESNQTLLRGLVSRRQVGVMGKIRTVFVRAGNDKTIRYIKNKIRESPSPERMINLFHCLNELNDHSLVEQIQSNLSAGKLSKAKLSPSQWSALVFVLLTSDQNLDVFDLKKFIRSDEALLRLKPVVEESHTTLLDSCGLTSQSCTTLASILCKESSKLRKLDLSGNCIGDIGVKNLCSGLKNPNCALETLSLSDCGVTGEGYAALASTLKSNPSHLEELDLRGNDPGDSGVKLLTSALTNQKCKLRLLSDKAEKACEYLTSVLGSNLLLLTELDLSGKISGDSGLKKLCALLKDSHCRVKTLKFVV from the exons GTGCTTGAGGAGAAGATCGTCACCTTTTTAAAGAATGAGCTACAGAGATTGAAGCAGATTCTTAGTCCAGACTAcaaagaaaacattgaaaataaagcaGAGGGTGAGAGTGATGCCAGAGAAGGAGCTCTCAAGATGGCACTGCACTTCCTCCGTGAGATGAAGCATCAGGATCTTGCTGATGAACTGAATGACA aTGAGATGAATGTAGGTTGTCAGAAGGATttaaaaagaaatctgaagaacAAGTACCAGAGTGTGTTCGAAGGGATAGTCAAACAGGGAAGTTCTGTTCTGCTAGAAAAGAtctacacagatctctacatcacTGAGGGAGAAAGTGGGAAAGTCAATGAGGAGCATGAGGTCAGGCAGATTGAGTACAGATCCAAGAAACCAGCTGGACAGGACAGACCAATCAAATGTGTTGACATTTTCAAGCCTTCATCAATTCAggacaaaccaatcagaagagttcTCACAAAGGGGGTGGCTGGCATCGGCAAAACTATCTCTGTGCAAAAGTACGTCCTGGACTGGGCTGAGGGAAATGACAACCAAGAGATCAATTTCATCTTCCCACTGTGCTTTCGGGAGCTCAACATCATGAGAGAAAACGAGTACTCTTTAATGGATCTTCTTCACCACTTCTTTCCAGAGCTAAAGGAATTCAAATTTGTCTGCCAGAAAAAGTATAAAGTGCTGTTTGtccttgatggtctggatgagtgtcgacTTCAACTTGACTTTCAGGGAAATGAGAGTTTGACTGACATGAGAGCTGTCAAATCATTGGATGTCATCTTGACAAATCTCATCAAGGGTAATCTGTTCCCCTCTGCTCTACTGTGGATAACctctcgaccagcagcagccGGCAGAATCCCTCCTGAGTGTGTTGACCTGGTGACAGAAGTGCAAGGGTTCAATGACTCCCAAAAGGAAGAGTATTTCAGGAAGAGGATCAGTGATAAAGGTTGTGCAAGCAAAATCATTTCACACATTAAATCATCAAGGAGCCTCCACATCATGTGCCATATACCCGTGTTCTGCTGGATTGCTGCTATGGTTCTTCAGATAATTTATTCCACCGGCCACAAACAAATACCAAAGACTTTGACTGAGATGTACACATTTTTCCTCATGTTTCAAACCAGACAGAGAAGCGCCAAATTTGACAATCTGCAAGACCCTGAGCTACAATGGAACCAAGAGCTAATCCTGCGTCTTGGAAAGCTGGCCTATGAACAGTTAGAGAAGGGCAACCTGATATTTTATGAAGAAGACCTCAGAGAATGTGACATTGATGTCAAAGACGCAACAATATGCTCTGGGTTGTGCACTCAGATCTTCAGAGAAGAATCCGGCATCTTTCTGGGAACAGTGttctgctttgtgcatctcagtATCCAGGAGTATCTTGCTGCTCTGTATGCATTTCTGATGATGGCGAATGAAGGTAATGACGTAATATCCCCACAGCGTGCCCATCAAAAAGCAGAGTCCATGACCATCTTGCAGAAGAGTGCTGTGGACAAAGCTTTGATCTATGACGATGGACGCTTTGACCTCTTCCTTCGCTTCCTTCTTGGACTCTCTCTGGAGTCAAATCAAACTCTCCTGCGTGGTCTGGTGAGTAGAAGACAAGTGGGTGTAATGGGCAAGATCAGGACAGTTTTTGTCCGGGCTGGCAATGATAAAACAATCAGGTACATTAAAAACAAGATCAGGGAGTCCCCTTCCCCAGAAAGGatgatcaacctcttccactgtCTGAATGAACTCAATGACCACTCCTTAGTGGAGCAGATCCAGAGCAACCTCAGTGCAGGAAAACTTTCAAAGGCCAAACTCTCACCTAGCCAGTGGTCAGCTCTAGTGTTTGTACTCCTGACATCAGACCAGAATCTGGATGTGTTTGACCTGAAGAAGTTCATCAGGTCTGATGAAGCTCTCCTGAGGCTGAAGCCAGTAGTGGAGGAATCCCACACAACCCT GCTTGATAGCTGTGGACTCACCTCACAGAGCTGCACAACACTAGCGTCCATCCTCTGCAAAGAATCATCAAAGCTCAGAAAACTGGATCTCAGTGGCAACTGCATCGGAGATATTGGAGTCAAGAATCTGTGCAGTGGCCTGAAGAACCCAAACTGTGCCCTGGAGACTCTGAG cttgtcagactgtggtgtaactggggaaggatatgctgctctggcctcaactctcaaatcaaacccctcacacctggaggagctggacctgagaggaaacgaccctggagactctggagtgaagctcCTCACTTCAGCACTGACCAATCAGAAATGCAAACTCAG GCTGTTGTCTGATAAAGCAGAGAAAGCCTGTGAGTAcctgacttcagttctgggtaGTAACCTCTTACtcctgacagagctggacctgagtGGGAAGATATCTGGAGACTCAGGATTGAAGAAGCTCTGTGCTCTACTGAAGGATTCACACTGCAGAGTCAAGACATTGAAGTTTGTGGTTTAA